Proteins encoded in a region of the Devosia sp. RR2S18 genome:
- a CDS encoding ureidoglycolate lyase, with protein MADRTLTIEPLTAEAFAPFGQVIELTGAHHYPINNGMTERYHDLARVELAGTEARPLISIFRGQPYALPLSLKMVERHPFGSQAFYPLSDAPWLVIVAADSSGAPGRPRVFRPATGQGANIAINTWHSVLTPLERESEYLVVDRGGAGTNLEEHFFDEPYTIGST; from the coding sequence ATGGCCGATCGGACCCTCACCATTGAACCGCTGACGGCCGAGGCCTTCGCGCCATTCGGCCAGGTGATCGAACTCACCGGCGCGCACCACTACCCGATCAACAACGGCATGACCGAGCGCTATCACGATTTGGCACGGGTTGAACTGGCCGGCACTGAAGCGCGACCGCTGATCTCGATCTTCCGCGGGCAACCCTACGCCCTGCCTCTGAGCCTCAAAATGGTCGAGCGGCACCCCTTTGGGAGCCAGGCCTTCTACCCACTTTCAGACGCGCCCTGGCTGGTCATCGTCGCCGCAGACAGCTCGGGCGCCCCGGGCCGACCGCGGGTTTTCCGCCCCGCCACCGGGCAAGGCGCCAACATCGCCATCAATACCTGGCACAGCGTTTTGACGCCGCTGGAGCGGGAAAGCGAATACCTCGTCGTGGACCGTGGCGGCGCCGGGACTAATCTCGAAGAACACTTCTTTGATGAGCCATACACCATCGGGAGCACCTGA
- the xdhA gene encoding xanthine dehydrogenase small subunit: MVEVVNAVRFILNDREITLTDIKPDLTLLDWLRLDRRLRGSKEGCAEGDCGACTVLVGRLMGDEIIYDSVTSCIRFVGSLHGTHVVTIEHLRGENGDLHPVQQAMVDHHGSQCGFCTPGFVMSLYGLWMRDPNPSQRAVEKALQGNLCRCTGYAPIIRAAKAMSSYGLPEADPLWAERIRLKGQIKAINDGRRVEIGTGAERIIVPANLDDFARIYEEHPEATIVAGSTDVGLWVTKFMRSIGPVIFIGHLQELKRIAENDSELRFYAGVSYSEALPLLAQYFPGMSELWNRVAGEQIRNMGTIGGNIANGSPIGDTPPPLIALGAKLHLRRGEHRREIKLEDYFLAYGKQDRQPGEFVESVTVPHLPAGEQFAVYKISKRREEDISTLCGAFRVFVNDAGTVGMARIAFGGMAATPKRAKAVEAELVGKPWSEETIEAAIAAFAVDYQPITDMRASADYRSLAAQNLLRRFFLETTGQGQRLSREVA; encoded by the coding sequence GTGGTCGAGGTCGTCAATGCCGTTCGCTTCATCCTCAACGACCGGGAAATCACGCTCACCGACATCAAGCCGGACCTGACGCTGCTTGATTGGCTGCGGCTCGACCGGCGGCTGCGCGGCAGCAAGGAGGGCTGTGCGGAGGGCGATTGCGGCGCCTGCACGGTGCTAGTGGGGCGCCTGATGGGCGACGAGATCATCTATGACTCGGTGACCAGTTGCATCCGCTTTGTGGGGAGCCTCCATGGCACCCATGTGGTCACCATCGAGCATCTGCGCGGCGAGAACGGCGATCTCCATCCAGTGCAGCAAGCCATGGTCGACCACCATGGCAGCCAGTGCGGCTTCTGCACCCCCGGCTTTGTCATGAGCCTTTACGGGCTCTGGATGCGCGATCCCAATCCCAGCCAGCGCGCCGTCGAAAAGGCGCTGCAGGGCAATCTGTGCCGCTGCACCGGCTACGCGCCCATTATTCGGGCCGCCAAGGCGATGTCGAGCTACGGCCTACCGGAAGCCGATCCGCTCTGGGCCGAGCGCATCCGCCTCAAGGGTCAGATAAAGGCTATCAATGACGGCCGCCGAGTAGAGATCGGTACGGGCGCCGAACGCATCATCGTGCCGGCAAACCTGGATGATTTCGCGCGCATCTATGAAGAACATCCCGAGGCGACCATCGTCGCGGGCTCCACCGATGTGGGGCTTTGGGTCACCAAATTCATGCGGTCCATCGGGCCGGTGATCTTTATAGGGCATTTGCAGGAGCTCAAGCGCATCGCCGAGAACGACAGCGAGCTGCGCTTTTATGCCGGCGTGTCCTATTCCGAAGCGCTGCCGCTGTTGGCGCAGTACTTCCCCGGCATGAGCGAGCTCTGGAATCGCGTTGCCGGCGAGCAGATCCGCAACATGGGGACGATTGGCGGCAACATCGCCAATGGCTCGCCCATAGGCGACACGCCACCGCCCTTGATTGCGCTGGGCGCCAAACTGCACTTGCGGCGTGGCGAGCACCGTCGCGAGATCAAGCTCGAGGATTACTTCCTCGCCTATGGCAAGCAGGACCGCCAGCCCGGTGAGTTCGTGGAAAGCGTTACCGTTCCGCACCTGCCGGCCGGTGAGCAGTTCGCGGTCTACAAGATTTCCAAGCGCCGGGAGGAGGATATCTCAACCCTGTGCGGTGCCTTCCGGGTCTTCGTCAATGATGCCGGCACGGTCGGCATGGCCCGCATCGCCTTTGGGGGCATGGCAGCCACTCCTAAGCGGGCCAAGGCGGTAGAAGCCGAGCTCGTGGGCAAGCCCTGGTCGGAGGAGACAATCGAAGCGGCGATTGCCGCCTTCGCTGTGGACTATCAGCCGATCACCGACATGCGCGCCTCGGCGGACTATCGGTCGTTGGCGGCGCAGAACCTGTTGCGGCGCTTTTTCCTCGAGACCACCGGCCAGGGGCAGCGCCTCAGCCGTGAGGTGGCGTGA
- the puuE gene encoding allantoinase PuuE has protein sequence MRYPRNMHGYGPNPPHANWPGGANVAVQFVLNYEEGGENNILHGDAASEAFLADVVGAAPWPGMRHWNVESMYEYGARAGFWRLHRLFTEANLPVTIYGVATALMRAPAQLAAMQDAGWEIASHGLKWVEHRDMPPELEREQIAEAIRLHTIATGERPRGWYTGRCSLNTVDLVSEEGGFAYISDTYDDDLPYWRVHGGRPQLIIPYTLSANDMRFVTASGFDNGEAYFQFLKDSFDCLYAEGEAGSPKMMSIGLHCRLVGQPGRFQGLKKFVDYIKGFYRVWVPTRLQIAEHWAREHPYQAPDLIPSAMDKTNFVETFGSIFEHSPWIAERAWDGELAPANDTAVGLHFALRTQFRMASDAERLAVLRAHPDLAGKLAAAKRLTDASTAEQASAGLDALTDDERARFTELNTAYVEKFGFPFIIAVRDNTKASILAAFEKRIDNSAKVEFATACAQVERIAYLRLAQILPK, from the coding sequence ATGCGCTATCCCCGCAACATGCATGGCTACGGCCCCAATCCGCCCCACGCCAACTGGCCCGGCGGCGCCAATGTCGCGGTACAGTTCGTGCTCAATTACGAGGAGGGTGGCGAGAACAACATCCTCCATGGCGACGCGGCTTCGGAGGCCTTTCTGGCCGATGTGGTCGGCGCCGCACCTTGGCCCGGAATGCGGCATTGGAACGTTGAGTCCATGTATGAATATGGCGCCCGCGCCGGCTTCTGGCGGCTGCATCGCCTCTTCACCGAGGCCAATCTGCCGGTCACCATCTACGGCGTCGCCACCGCGCTCATGCGCGCCCCCGCGCAGCTCGCCGCCATGCAGGATGCCGGCTGGGAGATTGCCAGCCATGGCCTCAAATGGGTCGAACACAGGGACATGCCGCCCGAACTGGAGCGTGAACAGATTGCCGAGGCGATCCGCCTCCACACCATCGCCACCGGGGAACGACCGCGCGGCTGGTACACCGGGCGTTGCTCACTCAACACCGTCGATCTCGTTTCCGAGGAAGGCGGTTTCGCCTATATCTCGGACACTTATGACGATGACCTGCCCTATTGGCGGGTGCATGGGGGCCGTCCGCAGCTCATCATTCCCTATACGCTCAGCGCCAACGACATGCGTTTCGTCACCGCATCGGGCTTCGACAATGGCGAGGCGTATTTCCAGTTCTTGAAAGACAGCTTTGACTGTCTCTATGCCGAAGGCGAGGCGGGCTCGCCCAAGATGATGTCGATTGGGCTCCATTGCCGCCTGGTCGGCCAACCCGGGCGTTTCCAGGGGCTCAAGAAGTTCGTCGACTACATCAAAGGCTTCTACAGGGTCTGGGTGCCGACGCGTCTTCAGATTGCAGAGCATTGGGCTCGAGAACACCCCTACCAGGCACCGGACCTGATCCCCTCCGCAATGGACAAGACCAATTTCGTGGAGACGTTCGGCTCCATCTTCGAGCACAGCCCCTGGATAGCAGAGCGTGCCTGGGACGGCGAACTCGCGCCCGCCAACGACACGGCCGTCGGTCTTCACTTTGCCCTGCGTACCCAGTTCCGCATGGCCAGCGATGCGGAGCGCCTCGCGGTCCTACGCGCCCATCCCGATCTAGCCGGCAAGCTTGCCGCCGCCAAGCGGCTGACCGACGCCTCGACGGCCGAACAGGCGTCGGCCGGCCTCGACGCCCTCACGGACGACGAGCGCGCCCGCTTTACCGAGCTCAACACTGCCTATGTGGAGAAGTTCGGCTTCCCCTTTATCATCGCCGTCCGCGACAACACCAAGGCGTCCATCCTCGCGGCCTTCGAGAAGCGCATCGACAACTCTGCCAAGGTAGAGTTCGCCACCGCTTGCGCACAGGTCGAACGCATTGCCTACCTACGGCTTGCGCAAATACTGCCCAAGTAG
- the xdhC gene encoding xanthine dehydrogenase accessory protein XdhC encodes MTPASLEAFLAANSDAILCELTAVRGSSPREQGTFMLVGAGGIFGTIGGGALEYMVIEHARRLIASGRAAELMDVPLGPEIGQCCGGRVEVDLRYASPDLCARLQERVAGETAALPRVYVFGAGHVGRVLAQMLALLPVQVQVIDTREEELSLLAPGIPAQRVAMPEAVVRNAPAGSSYVILTHDHALDFLIAQEALARTDAPYVGMVGSRTKRARFSSWYLGAGGDPEALNRLVLPIGANGIGDKRPAVIAALAAAEIMVQIGKREANDGQAQVSGALGALSGR; translated from the coding sequence ATGACCCCTGCCAGCCTCGAAGCCTTTCTCGCCGCGAATTCCGATGCAATCCTCTGCGAACTGACCGCCGTGCGCGGCTCCAGCCCGCGAGAGCAGGGCACGTTCATGCTGGTTGGCGCTGGCGGCATCTTCGGCACCATCGGCGGCGGCGCGCTGGAATATATGGTGATTGAGCACGCCAGGCGGCTGATCGCATCCGGTCGCGCTGCAGAGCTCATGGATGTTCCACTGGGACCCGAGATCGGCCAATGCTGTGGCGGTCGAGTAGAAGTCGATTTGCGCTACGCCAGCCCGGATTTGTGCGCTAGGCTTCAAGAGCGGGTCGCTGGCGAAACGGCGGCCCTCCCGCGCGTCTATGTGTTTGGCGCCGGCCACGTCGGACGCGTTCTTGCGCAGATGCTGGCACTGCTGCCTGTTCAAGTGCAGGTCATCGACACGCGGGAAGAAGAACTCAGCCTTCTCGCTCCAGGCATACCGGCGCAGCGTGTAGCGATGCCCGAAGCGGTGGTTCGCAACGCGCCGGCAGGCAGCAGCTATGTCATCCTTACCCATGACCACGCGCTTGATTTCCTGATCGCCCAGGAAGCGCTGGCTCGCACAGATGCGCCCTATGTCGGCATGGTCGGGTCGCGCACCAAACGGGCGCGCTTTTCCAGTTGGTACCTCGGCGCAGGCGGCGACCCGGAGGCCCTCAATCGACTCGTGCTGCCCATCGGTGCGAACGGGATTGGGGATAAACGTCCCGCCGTCATCGCGGCACTGGCGGCGGCGGAGATAATGGTTCAGATAGGCAAGCGGGAAGCTAATGATGGGCAGGCACAGGTCTCCGGCGCGCTGGGGGCCTTGAGTGGACGTTAG
- a CDS encoding ABC transporter ATP-binding protein, translating to MPHRLELTGITKRFPGVLANDNVTFSVRPGEIHALLGENGAGKSTLVKMIYGIMQPDAGEIRWNGQPVTVANPKAARRLGIGMVFQHFSLFEALTVLENIALGMDAKIPARELETRIREVMTTYGLLLDPHRTVATLSVGERQRIEIVRALLLDPQLLIMDEPTSVLTPQEVDQLFEVLRKLAAQGCSILYISHKLHEIKALCDTATILRGGKLVDTCDPRQETSRSMAEKMIGAGLKDIVRAEGRSIGDAKLVVSHLSTKKLGHFDVPVDDVSFTVRAGEIFGIAGVAGNGQNALLDALSGEVLGEDRNAITIDGFGIGLLETTARRKRGLCAVPEERNGHAAVGDFSLSDNSVLTARDRLGMVMMGLINSGAAKTYTGKVIADFAIKALGPAATAGSLSGGNLQKYIMGREILQKPSVLVVSQPTWGVDAGAAAAIHQALVDLAAAGSAIVVISQDLDELLALCDTLAVINTGRLSDARPVSDFSVEEIGLLMGGVHGATEVHDVVPA from the coding sequence ATGCCGCATCGGCTTGAATTGACTGGCATTACCAAGCGCTTTCCCGGCGTGCTCGCCAATGACAACGTCACCTTCTCCGTACGGCCGGGCGAGATCCACGCGCTGTTGGGCGAAAACGGCGCCGGCAAGTCTACCCTGGTCAAGATGATCTACGGGATCATGCAACCCGATGCCGGCGAGATCCGCTGGAATGGCCAGCCGGTGACGGTCGCCAATCCCAAGGCCGCCCGTCGGCTCGGCATCGGCATGGTGTTCCAGCACTTCAGCCTCTTCGAGGCGCTGACCGTGCTCGAGAACATCGCCTTGGGCATGGACGCCAAGATCCCGGCGCGAGAGCTCGAGACGCGCATCCGCGAGGTGATGACGACCTACGGGCTGCTGCTTGATCCGCATCGCACTGTTGCCACCCTGTCGGTGGGCGAGCGGCAACGCATCGAAATTGTCCGGGCTTTGCTGCTCGACCCGCAATTGCTGATTATGGATGAGCCCACCTCGGTGTTGACGCCCCAGGAGGTTGACCAGCTTTTCGAGGTGCTGCGGAAGTTGGCGGCGCAGGGATGTTCGATCCTTTACATCTCCCACAAGCTGCACGAGATCAAAGCGCTCTGCGACACGGCAACCATCCTGCGCGGCGGCAAGCTGGTGGACACCTGCGATCCCCGGCAGGAGACCAGCCGCTCCATGGCCGAGAAGATGATCGGCGCGGGCCTTAAGGACATCGTGCGCGCCGAGGGACGCAGCATTGGCGACGCCAAGCTCGTGGTGTCGCACCTCTCGACCAAAAAGCTTGGTCATTTCGATGTGCCGGTGGACGATGTGAGCTTCACCGTTCGAGCCGGAGAGATATTTGGAATCGCGGGGGTGGCGGGCAATGGGCAGAATGCATTGCTCGATGCTCTCAGCGGGGAAGTACTGGGCGAGGACCGCAATGCCATCACCATCGACGGCTTCGGCATCGGCCTACTTGAGACCACCGCCCGACGCAAGCGCGGCCTCTGTGCCGTGCCAGAGGAGCGCAATGGGCACGCTGCCGTCGGCGATTTTTCGCTCAGCGACAATTCGGTCCTGACCGCCCGCGACCGGTTGGGCATGGTGATGATGGGACTCATCAATTCGGGCGCCGCCAAGACCTATACGGGCAAGGTGATTGCCGACTTCGCGATCAAGGCGCTGGGTCCCGCCGCAACGGCAGGATCTTTGTCGGGCGGCAATCTGCAGAAATACATCATGGGCCGCGAAATTCTGCAAAAGCCCAGCGTGCTGGTTGTTAGCCAACCCACCTGGGGCGTCGATGCGGGTGCTGCGGCGGCAATTCACCAGGCATTGGTCGATCTTGCAGCCGCCGGTTCGGCAATTGTCGTCATCAGCCAGGATCTCGATGAGCTCCTGGCTCTTTGTGACACATTGGCCGTGATCAATACGGGACGGCTGTCCGACGCGCGGCCGGTCAGTGATTTCTCGGTGGAGGAGATCGGGCTGTTGATGGGTGGCGTTCACGGTGCGACGGAGGTGCACGATGTCGTTCCGGCTTGA
- the xdhB gene encoding xanthine dehydrogenase molybdopterin binding subunit: MNRHEPKIKLASLHTATRHDSGPKHVAGTAEYIDDMVEPASTVHAYLALAKRPHARIAGINFDAVNAASGVIGVLTAADVPGENDISPSHRHDEPVFATDEIHFYGQPLFAVVAETREQARRAAHLAQVEYVDLPFFTTVREAQDAGGKLVIDPLTLRRGDVEAGLAAAPRRLKGSIEIGGQDHFYLEGHIAMAIPGEDEDVTVFSSTQHPSEVQVMVAQVLGIRQHAVTINVRRMGGGFGGKETQGNLFACVAALTAKKWNRACKIRPDRDDDMVATGKRHDFVVDYHVGYDDTGKIAAVDAVYAARAGFSSDLSGPVTDRALFHCDNAYWYPAVRARSEPLYTNTVSNTAFRGFGGPQGMLAAERWIEEIAYSLGKDPLEIRKANFYGTDTNNVTPYHQTVEDNVIHRVVEELEASSDYQARRRSIIEFNRTSPILKKGIALTPVKFGISFTATWYNQGGALVHVYKDGTIQLNHGGTEMGQGLYIKVAQVVADAFGVGLDNVKVMTTSTGKVANTSATAASSGTDLNGAAALDAARQIKERLVAHAARLYGCEQNEVDWVQGGVQAGETFVTFAELCASAYMNRIQLSAAGFYTTPKIHWDRATGRGHPFYYYAYGASVSEVTIDTLTGEYTVDRVDILHDVGKSLNPAIDLGQIEGGFIQGMGWLTTEELWWDNKGELRTHAPSTYKIPLASDVPPVFNVKLAEWSANQEAVIGRSKAVGEPPLMLAMSVVEALSMAVASVADYAVCPRLNTPVTPERVLMGVERLKREARG, translated from the coding sequence ATGAACCGGCACGAGCCCAAGATCAAGCTGGCTAGCCTCCATACCGCCACTCGGCACGATAGCGGCCCCAAGCATGTGGCCGGCACTGCCGAATATATCGACGACATGGTCGAGCCGGCGAGCACGGTCCATGCCTATCTCGCGCTCGCCAAGCGCCCCCATGCCAGGATCGCAGGAATAAACTTCGACGCCGTCAATGCCGCTTCGGGCGTGATCGGCGTGCTGACAGCGGCCGATGTGCCGGGCGAAAATGACATCAGCCCCAGTCACCGCCATGATGAGCCGGTGTTCGCCACTGACGAAATCCACTTCTATGGCCAGCCACTCTTTGCCGTCGTTGCCGAAACGCGCGAGCAGGCGCGTCGCGCTGCGCACTTGGCGCAGGTCGAGTATGTTGACCTGCCCTTCTTCACCACCGTGCGCGAGGCGCAAGATGCCGGCGGGAAACTCGTCATCGATCCGCTGACGCTGCGGCGCGGCGATGTGGAGGCCGGTCTCGCCGCCGCCCCACGGCGGCTCAAGGGCAGCATCGAGATCGGCGGGCAGGACCATTTCTATCTCGAAGGCCATATTGCCATGGCCATTCCGGGTGAAGACGAAGACGTCACTGTCTTTTCCTCCACCCAGCATCCGAGCGAAGTGCAGGTGATGGTGGCGCAGGTGCTGGGCATTCGCCAGCACGCCGTCACCATCAATGTGCGCCGCATGGGGGGCGGTTTCGGCGGCAAGGAAACGCAGGGGAATCTCTTCGCCTGCGTCGCGGCACTGACGGCCAAAAAGTGGAATCGCGCCTGCAAGATCCGGCCGGACCGCGACGATGACATGGTGGCCACGGGCAAGCGCCACGATTTCGTGGTGGATTACCATGTCGGCTATGACGACACCGGCAAGATTGCCGCTGTGGACGCCGTCTACGCCGCGCGAGCCGGCTTTTCTTCCGATCTCTCCGGCCCGGTTACGGACAGGGCGTTGTTTCACTGCGACAATGCCTATTGGTATCCGGCGGTGCGTGCCCGCTCCGAGCCGCTCTATACCAACACGGTCTCCAACACGGCCTTCCGCGGATTCGGTGGCCCGCAGGGCATGCTCGCTGCCGAGCGCTGGATCGAAGAGATCGCCTATAGCCTGGGCAAGGATCCGCTGGAGATCCGCAAGGCCAATTTCTACGGCACCGACACCAATAACGTGACGCCCTATCATCAGACGGTGGAGGACAATGTCATCCATCGGGTGGTCGAGGAACTCGAAGCATCCTCAGACTACCAGGCGCGACGCCGGTCCATCATCGAGTTCAACCGCACAAGCCCGATCCTCAAAAAGGGGATTGCGCTAACGCCCGTCAAGTTCGGCATCTCCTTCACGGCGACCTGGTACAACCAGGGTGGCGCGCTGGTTCATGTCTACAAGGATGGCACTATCCAGCTCAATCACGGCGGCACCGAGATGGGGCAGGGGCTCTACATCAAGGTGGCGCAGGTGGTGGCCGATGCCTTTGGCGTTGGGCTCGACAACGTCAAGGTCATGACCACCTCGACCGGCAAGGTTGCCAACACTTCTGCCACCGCGGCCTCCTCGGGAACCGATCTCAATGGCGCGGCCGCACTCGACGCCGCCCGGCAGATCAAGGAGCGCCTTGTTGCCCATGCAGCGCGGCTCTACGGTTGCGAGCAGAACGAAGTGGACTGGGTGCAGGGGGGCGTCCAGGCGGGCGAGACCTTCGTCACCTTTGCCGAATTGTGTGCCTCCGCCTATATGAACCGCATCCAGCTTTCGGCCGCCGGCTTCTATACAACGCCCAAGATCCACTGGGACCGTGCCACCGGTCGGGGCCACCCCTTCTACTACTACGCCTATGGCGCCTCGGTCAGCGAAGTGACCATCGACACGCTGACGGGCGAGTACACCGTCGACCGAGTCGATATCCTCCATGATGTCGGCAAGTCGCTGAACCCGGCAATCGATCTGGGCCAGATCGAAGGCGGCTTCATCCAGGGCATGGGCTGGCTCACCACCGAGGAGCTCTGGTGGGACAACAAGGGCGAGCTACGCACGCATGCGCCCTCCACCTACAAAATTCCGCTAGCGTCGGACGTGCCGCCTGTCTTCAACGTCAAACTCGCCGAATGGTCCGCCAATCAGGAAGCGGTGATCGGCCGCTCGAAGGCCGTTGGGGAACCTCCGCTGATGCTGGCTATGAGTGTTGTCGAGGCACTCTCGATGGCAGTGGCATCGGTGGCTGACTACGCGGTTTGCCCGCGGCTCAATACGCCGGTAACGCCCGAGCGGGTGCTGATGGGCGTCGAGCGGCTCAAGCGGGAGGCGCGGGGGTGA
- a CDS encoding bifunctional allantoicase/(S)-ureidoglycine aminohydrolase produces MASTYASPIAGLPPQSALHTGRAVFTEAYALIPHGVMRDIVTSYLPHWRDTRLWVIARPMTGFSETFSQYVVEVLPGGGSERPEPNASAEGVLFIVAGEAALTIAGQSYQLTPGGYAFLPPGCAWSLVNRGADPVRFHWVRKRYEAVDGVETPTAFVTNENDEPIRWMPGTKDRWGTTRFVEPTDLRHDMHVNIVTLEPGAVIPFEETHVMEHGLYVLEGKAVYRLNRDWVEVEAGDFMWLRAFCPQACYAGPDRFRYLLYKDVNRHAKLDL; encoded by the coding sequence ATGGCCTCCACCTACGCCTCCCCTATCGCCGGCCTGCCACCACAATCGGCGCTCCACACCGGCCGCGCCGTCTTCACCGAGGCATATGCGCTAATCCCGCACGGGGTCATGCGCGACATCGTCACCTCCTACCTGCCCCATTGGCGTGACACCCGTTTGTGGGTGATCGCCCGGCCCATGACCGGCTTTTCCGAGACTTTTTCGCAATACGTGGTAGAGGTCCTGCCGGGCGGCGGCAGTGAGCGCCCCGAGCCCAATGCGAGCGCCGAGGGCGTGCTGTTCATTGTGGCCGGCGAAGCGGCGCTGACGATCGCGGGACAGAGCTATCAGCTCACGCCGGGCGGCTACGCCTTCCTACCTCCGGGCTGCGCCTGGTCCCTGGTCAACAGGGGCGCCGACCCGGTGCGCTTCCATTGGGTGCGCAAGCGCTATGAAGCCGTGGATGGCGTCGAAACACCCACCGCTTTTGTTACCAATGAAAATGACGAGCCCATCCGCTGGATGCCAGGCACCAAGGATCGATGGGGCACCACGCGCTTTGTCGAACCCACCGATCTTCGCCATGACATGCACGTCAACATCGTGACTCTGGAACCCGGGGCCGTCATTCCCTTCGAGGAAACCCATGTCATGGAACACGGCCTCTACGTGCTCGAGGGCAAGGCAGTCTACCGACTCAACCGCGACTGGGTGGAGGTGGAGGCGGGTGATTTCATGTGGCTGCGCGCCTTCTGCCCACAGGCTTGCTATGCCGGTCCGGATCGTTTCCGCTATCTGCTCTATAAGGACGTTAACCGCCACGCCAAGCTGGACCTGTGA
- the uraH gene encoding hydroxyisourate hydrolase, producing MAGRLTTHVLDTMHGKPARGLRLELLYVHGDHTHHILDSYTNADGRVDQPLLEDDQFQLGEFEIHFHVGQYFERLGVELQTPFLNVVPVRFTISEDSHYHVPLLVSPFGYSTYRGS from the coding sequence ATGGCCGGTCGGCTGACCACGCATGTACTCGATACCATGCACGGCAAGCCCGCGCGTGGCCTGCGCCTGGAGCTGCTCTATGTACATGGGGACCACACCCATCACATCCTCGACAGCTACACCAATGCCGATGGCCGGGTCGACCAGCCGCTGCTAGAGGACGATCAGTTCCAGCTTGGCGAGTTCGAGATCCACTTTCATGTGGGCCAGTATTTCGAGCGCCTCGGGGTGGAACTGCAAACGCCATTTCTCAACGTCGTGCCGGTGCGCTTTACCATCTCAGAAGACAGTCACTACCATGTGCCGCTCCTGGTCAGCCCCTTCGGCTATTCGACCTATCGGGGGAGCTAA
- a CDS encoding nucleoside deaminase has protein sequence METVDFIARLLDVIEHDIAPVTRGGVARGNKLFGAAILRKSDLSVVVAETNNEVENPLWHGEMHAIKRFFELPADQRPEVKDCLFLATHEPCSLCLSGITWSGFDNFYYLFSYEDSRDSFAIPYDIQILKAVYAAPDPGSAVSPERPHYNRTNQYWQSHNIVQMIATLDRGNREMLLARFDDLNALYADLSAAYQKDKGHKGIPLA, from the coding sequence ATGGAAACCGTCGACTTTATCGCCCGCCTGCTCGACGTCATCGAGCACGATATCGCCCCGGTGACCCGCGGGGGCGTGGCCCGAGGCAACAAACTGTTCGGCGCTGCCATTCTGCGCAAGTCGGACCTTTCGGTGGTGGTCGCGGAAACCAACAACGAGGTCGAAAACCCGCTCTGGCATGGCGAAATGCACGCCATCAAGCGCTTCTTCGAACTGCCTGCTGACCAGCGACCAGAGGTGAAGGATTGCCTGTTCCTCGCCACGCACGAGCCCTGTTCGCTTTGCCTATCGGGGATCACCTGGTCGGGCTTTGACAATTTCTACTATCTCTTCAGCTACGAAGACAGCCGCGACAGCTTTGCCATTCCCTACGACATCCAGATCCTCAAAGCGGTCTATGCCGCGCCCGATCCAGGCTCGGCGGTGTCGCCAGAACGGCCGCACTACAACCGCACCAACCAGTACTGGCAGAGCCACAACATCGTGCAGATGATTGCCACCCTTGATCGCGGCAATCGCGAGATGCTGCTGGCCCGCTTCGATGACCTCAACGCCCTTTATGCCGATCTATCGGCCGCCTACCAAAAAGATAAGGGCCACAAGGGAATACCACTGGCTTGA